In Scomber scombrus chromosome 17, fScoSco1.1, whole genome shotgun sequence, the following proteins share a genomic window:
- the LOC133997593 gene encoding NLR family CARD domain-containing protein 3-like, which yields MDQCEDREEGVPPSKCSLCGEHDSQTRAKRTRRQHRPDSAGPQPEPEPEPEPEPSCVSLKSDESMHPPLLFKNELSSQTKRKLDQHEPSCVSMKSNSSIEPPLGFNNQHSSQTEMDQESSEVPSGQSSQQHQTHLDSIFMLLEENIVTFVKNELKKMQKNLSPDYPECLESQREDEEVLDGEEEEQKRSSREAFLKITLHFLRRMKQEELADCLQSRSPACCRSKLKSNLQKKFQSLFEGIAKAGNPTLLNQIYTELYITEGGTAEVNAEHEVRQIETASRKPVRPETTIRQEDIFKASPGRDEPIRTVMTKGVAGIGKTVLTQKFTLDWAEDKANQDIHFTFPFTFRELNVLKEKKYSLVELVHHFFTETKEAGICRFEKFRVVFIFDGLDECRLPLDFHNNEILTDVTESSSVDVLLTNLIRGKLLPSARLWITTRPAAANQIPPECVSMVTEVRGFTNPQKEEYFRKRFRDRKQARTIISHIKTSRSLHIMCHIPVFCWISATVLEDVLKRRKGGELPKTLTEMYIHFLVVQSKLRNIKYDGGAETDPHWSPESRKMIESLRKLAFEQVQKGNLIFYESDLTECGIDIRAASVYSGVFTQVFKEERGLYQDKVFCFVHLSVQEFLAALHVHLTFIKSGVNLLIEEQTTSQKSETQQESAETHLYQSAVDKALRSPNGHLDLFLRFLLGLSLQTNQTFLQGLLTQTGSPSRTNQETVKYIKKKISENVSAERTINLFHCLNELNDRSLVEEIQQSLRSGSLSTEKLSPAQWSALVFILLSSEKDLDVFDLKKYSASEEALLRLLPVVKASNKAVLSDCNLLERSCAALSSVLSSQSSNLRELDLSNNNLQDSGVERLCAGLESPHCTLKALSLSGCLITEEGCASLASALSSNPSHLRELDLSYNHPGDSGEKILSAGVEDPHWSLETLSLQPAGVRWLTPGLRKYFCELTLDPNTAHRNLKLSDNNRKVTYVKEDQSYPDHPDRFDSMPQLLCRNVLTGRCYWEVEWEGSGLIAVTYGDISRKGGRPDSWFGGNDQSWSLECSDGGYCVWHDKRGTDPSSPSSSVSNRVAVYVDCPAGTLSFYKVSSDTLIHLHTFNTTFTQPLYAGFVFWSARFGHTVSLCSL from the exons atggatcagtgtgaggacagagaggagggagtccctccctctaaatgctctctgtgtggggaacatgacagccagaccagagctaaaag aaCAAGGAGGCAGCACAGACCAGACTCTGCTGGACCTCAACccgaacctgaacctgaacccgaacctgaacccagctgtgtgtccttGAAGAGCGATGAATCGATGCATCCACCATTACTCTTCAAAAATGAACTTTCTTCACAGACAAA GAGGAAGCTGGACCAAcatgaacccagctgtgtgtctatgaagagCAACAGTTCGATAGAGCCACCATTAGGCTTCAATAATCAACATTCTTCACAGACAGA AATGGATcaggagagctcagaggttcccagtggtcagtcttcccagcagcatcaaacacacctggactccatatttatg ctgctggaggagaacatcgtcacttttgtgaagaacgagctgaagaagatgcagaagaATCTGAGTccagattacccagaatgcttagagagtcagagggaggatgaggaggtgttggacggtgaggaggaagagcagaagaggagcagcagagaggcatttttgaagatcacactgcacttcctgaggagaatgaagcaggaggagttGGCTGACTGTCTGCaaagca GAAGTCCTGCATGTTGTCGGtctaaactcaagtctaacctgcagaagaagttccagtctctgtttgaggggattgctaaagcaggaaacccaacccttctgaatcagatctacacagagctatacatcacagagggagggactgcagaggtcaatgctgaacatgaggtcagacagattgaaacagcatccaggaaaccagtcagaccagaaacaacaataagacaagaagacatctttaaagcctcacctggaagagatgaaccgatcagaacagtgatgacaaagggagtggctggcattgggaaaacagtcttaacacagaagttcactctggactgggctgaagacaaagccaaccaggacatacacttcacatttccattcactttcagagagctgaatgtgctgaaagagaaaaagtacagcttggtggaacttgttcatcacttctttactgaaaccaaagaagcaggaatctgcaggtttgaaaagTTCcgggttgtgttcatctttgacggtctggatgagtgtcgacttcctctggacttccacaacaatgagatcctgactgatgttaccgAGTCCagctcagtggatgtgctgctgacaaacctcatcagggggaaactgcttccctctgctcgcctctggataaccacacgacctgcagcagccaatcagatccctcctgaatGTGtcagcatggtgacagaggtcagagggttcactaacccacagaaggaggagtacttcaggaaaaGATTCAGAGATAGGAAGCAGGCCagaaccatcatctcccacatcaagacatcacgaagcctccacatcatgtgccacatcccagtcttctgctggatctctgctacagttctggaggatgtgttgaaaagaagaaagggaggagagctgcccaagaccctgactgagatgtacatccacttcctggtggttcagtctAAACTGAggaacatcaagtatgatggaggagctgagacagatccacactggagtccagagagcaggaagatgatcgAGTCTCTgagaaaactggcttttgagcaggtgcagaaaggcaacctgatcttctatgaatcagacctgacagagtgtggcatcgatatcagagcagcctcagtgtactcaggagtgttcactcaggtctttaaagaggagagagggctgtaccaggacaaggtgttctgcttcgtccatctgagcgtacaggagtttctggctgctcttcatgtccatctgacattcatcaagtctggagtcaatctgctgatagaagaacaaacaacatcccagAAGTCTGAAACTCAACAAGAATCTGCAGAGACACATCTCTACCAGAGCGCTGTGGACAAGGCCTTAcggagtccaaatggacacctggacttgttcctccgcttcctcctgggtctttcactgcagaccaatcagactttTCTAcaaggtctgctgacacagacaggaagtcccTCAAGGACCAATCAGGAAACAGtcaagtacatcaagaagaagatcagtgaaaatgtgtctgcagagagaaccatcaatctgttccactgtctgaatgaactgaatgatcgttctctagtggaggagatccaacagtccctgagatcaggaagtctctccacagaaaaactgtctcctgctcagtggtcagctctggtcttcatcttactgtcatcagaaaaagatctggacgtgtttgacctgaagaaatactctgcttcagaggaggctcttctgagactgctgccagtggtcaaagcctccaacaaagctgt CCTGTCTGACTGTAACCTCTTAGAGAGAAGCTGTGcggctctgtcctcagttctcagctcccagtcctctaatctgagagagctggacctgagtaacaacaacctgcaggattcaggagtggaGCGGTTGTGTGCTGGACTGGAGAGcccacactgtacactgaaagctctcag cctgtcaggatgtctgatcacagaggaaggctgtgcttctctggcatCAGccctgagctccaacccctcccatctgagagagctggacctgagctacaatcatccaggagactcaggagagaagatCCTGTCTGCTGGTGTtgaggatccacactggagtctggaaactctcag cctgcagcctgctggagtcCGATGGTTGACACCCGGGCTgaggaagt atttctgtgaactGACACTGGATCCCAACACAGCACacagaaacctcaaactgtctgataacaacaggaaggtgacctATGTGaaggaggatcagtcatatcctgatcatccagacagatttgacagcatgcctcagctgctgtgtagaaacgttctgactggtcgctgttactgggaggtggagtgggaAGGAAGCGGTCTGATAGCGGTGACTTACGGAGACATCAGCAGAAAAGGAGGCAGACCTGACTCCTGGTTTGGAGGGAATGATCAGTCTTGGAGTCTTGAGTGTTCTGATGGTGGTTACTGTGTCTGGCACGATAAGAGAGGAACAGACCCTTCTTCCCCATCTTCCTCCGtgtctaacagagtagcagtgtatgtggactgtcctgctggcactctgtccttctacaaaGTCTcttctgacacactgatccacctccacaccttcaacaccacattcactcagcctctgtatgctgggtttgtGTTCTGGTCAGCCAGGTTTGGTCACACAGTGTCTCTATgttctctgtag